Part of the Terriglobales bacterium genome is shown below.
TGTGGCCAAAGTTGAGGATGCGGCGCAACCCGCGCTCGCGTTCGTCAGCCGCCACCACCGCCGCCTTCACGCGCACACAGGAGGCGATGAGCCAGGCCAATGCCTTGGGGTCGCGCTGCAGCAGCCGTTCGCGCTCGCGTTCCATGAAGTCGAAGATGCGGGCGTCTCGAATGACGCCGCACTTGAGCGCTTCGAACAGTCCGGCACGAAAGTCGCGCTCCGGCAGGGTAGCCAGAACCTCAGGGTCGGTCAGCACCAGCCGCGGCTGATGAAAACTGCCCAGGAGGTTCTTCCCGGCTGCAAGGTTCACGCCCGTCTTGCCGCCGATGGCTGCATCCACCTGCGCCAGTAAGGTGGTCGGGACCTGAACGTGGTCGATGCCGCGCATGTAGATGGAAGCCAGGAAGCCGGTGACGTCGCCGGTCACGCCGCCGCCCACGCCCACCAAGACGGACTTGCGGTCCGCTCCGGCCCGCACCAGGCGCTCCGCCAGCGACTCGACCGCGCTGAGCGCCTTGGCGCGCTCGCCGTCCGCCATGGCCAGCACGGCATGCTCGATCTTCGCGCGGCGAAGCGAGCCGCTCACCACCCGTGCCCATCGCCGCGCCGGAGGCACGGTAACGACAAAGCAGCGCGGCGGCGTGCGCCCGAACACGCGGCGCAGTTCGCGGCCGGCGTTGCGCAACAATCCTCGGGCGATGCGCACGCGGTACGGCCGGGGCTCGACGCGAATCAGGATTTCCTGCACGGCGTCTCATCATAGCCCAGCGCGACGCGTCGGGGCGTCGTCGCGTGTGCGTGGTACCATTTTGCGTTTATGAAGTCGGTCCCATCGGAAACCGATTTCGTGGTCGTGGGCGCCGGGATCGCCGGGGTGCGCGCCGCCATCGAGCTGGCCGCGGCGGGCCGCGTGCTGGTGCTGGCCAAGCAGGAGCTCACCGAATCGGCCACGCAGTACGCGCAGGGCGGAATCGCCGTGGCGCTCAGCGACGAGGACGAAATCAGCCTGCACCTGCAGGACACGCTCGACGCCGGCGACGGCTTGTGCAACCCGGCCGCCGCCCGCGTTCTGGTGGAGGAAGGCCCCGACCGCATCCAGGAATTGCTTGCCTGGGGCACGGAGTTCGACCGCAACGGCACCAGGCTCACCTTCACGCGCGAAGCAGCCCACAGCCGCTCCCGCGTCCTGCACGCCCACGGCGATTCCACTGGGCGCGAGATCGGCCGGGCCTTGCACGCCAAGGCGCGCACGTTGCGCAACATTTCATTCTGCGAATTCGAGTTCAGCATGGACCTGTGTCTGGAGGACGGGCGGGTCGCAGGCGTCTCCCTGCTCGGCGCCAGGGGCGAGGTTCATGCCGTGCGCGCTCGCGCTGTGCTGCTGGCCACGGGAGGACTGGGACAGGTCTATCGCGAAACCACCAATCCCGGAGTCGCCACCGGCGACGGCGTGGCCATGGCTTTCCGCGCGGGCGCGGAAATCACCGACATGGAGTTCGTGCAGTTCCACCCCACGGCGCTCTATCTGAAGAAGGCGCCCCGATTCCTGCTCTCGGAAGCCCTGCGCGGCGAGGGCGCGTACCTGCGCAACGCCGAAACCCTTCGCTTCATGCCCAAGTATCACGAGATGGCGGAGCTGGCGCCGCGCGACGTGGTCGCCCGCGCCATCGCCCACGAACTCGAGGTCTGCCGGCTCCCCGACCCCGTCGTCTACCTGGACCTGACGCACCTGGACGCGGCGCACGTGCAGGCCCGCTTCCCGCGCATCTACGCCACCTGCATGAAGTACAACGTGGATATCACCACCGACCTGATCCCGGTTCGCCCAGCCGCGCACTATGCCATGGGCGGTGTGCGCACCGATCTGGACGGACGCACCAGCCTGCCCGGCCTGTACGCCGCCGGCGAAGCGGCCTGTACCGGCGTCCACGGCGCCAATCGCCTGGCCAGCAACTCGCTGCTGGAGGGGCTGGTCTACGGCGCGCGGGCCGGACTCGCCATGCGCGAGGAACAAGGCAAGGCGACAAGCACGAAGGCCCGGAAACCGGCCGCTTCCGCGAAATCAGCAGCGGCAAAGGCCGTCGCCAGGGTCGCCTCCAACCCCGGCCACGATCCTGCCGAAGCTGAAGGCCTCATCCACAGCGTTCAACTGCTGATGTGGAAGAACGTGGGCATCGTCCGCGACGGCCGCAAACTGCGCGAGGCGGTCAGCGAGCTGGAGGAGTGGCGGGACCGCCTGCCTCCGCGTACCTCACGCCGGGCGTGCGAAGCCGTGAATCTCTACCAGGTGGCAGAGCTGATCGCCCGTTCCGCCCTGGCCCGCGAGGAAAGCCGCGGCGCCCACTACCGCACCGACTTCCCCCTCCACAACGACGCCCGGTTCAGGAAGCACTCCGTGCTCTCGAAAAGCGGCATCCGCTTCGAATAGGCTGCCGACTACTCTTCCGAGGGTTCGATCCGCGGGAACTCGGCTTTCTTGTGCGGCTTGAGCACCGAGGCCACGATGGAAATCCCCAGCACGATGGCCACTACGGCCAGCGCCACTCCGGTGGGGATCTTGTAGAAGCCGGAGATGATCATCTTCGCCCCGATGAACACCAGGATGGCGCTCAGTCCGTAGTGCAGGTAGTGGAAGATTTGCATCACGCCCGCCAGCGCGAAGTAGATGGAGCGCAGCCCCAGGATGGCGAACACATTCGAGGTGTACACGATGAACGGGTCGTGCGAGATGGCCAGCACCGCCGGAATGGAGTCCACGGCGAACAGAACGTCGGTGCTTTCCACCACCAGCAGCACCAGGAACATGGGCGTGGCAATCCATGCGCCCCGCTTGCGGATGAAGAAATGGCCGTTGTAGTAACGCTTCGTCACCGGATAGAACCGGCGGAACCAGCGCAGGAGCGGATTCTTCTCCGGGTGGATCTCCGCTTCCTCCTGGTGGAAGAGCTTGATGCCGCTGTATATCAGCAGCGCGCCGAAGATGTAGATGATCCAGTGGAACTTCTTGATCAGCGCCACGCCCAGCAGGATGAACGTGATGCGCATCACCAGCGCCCCGACAATCCCCCAGAACAGCACCTTGTGCTGGTAGAGCCGCGGCACCTTGAAATAGGAAAAGATCAGCAGGAA
Proteins encoded:
- the aroB gene encoding 3-dehydroquinate synthase, encoding MQEILIRVEPRPYRVRIARGLLRNAGRELRRVFGRTPPRCFVVTVPPARRWARVVSGSLRRAKIEHAVLAMADGERAKALSAVESLAERLVRAGADRKSVLVGVGGGVTGDVTGFLASIYMRGIDHVQVPTTLLAQVDAAIGGKTGVNLAAGKNLLGSFHQPRLVLTDPEVLATLPERDFRAGLFEALKCGVIRDARIFDFMERERERLLQRDPKALAWLIASCVRVKAAVVAADERERGLRRILNFGHTVGHALEAATGYRRLRHGEAVGWGMIAAAEIGHAMGRTSAAAAGRIARAVAAYGPLPRLHVSAEEVLRRLAADKKTVDGATHFVLARRIGQVEIVPDVPARVVARAVERLRQGLRP
- a CDS encoding TerC family protein; its protein translation is MTEPTTFWIAFNAFVVLMLFLDLKVFHRKSHVIEFKEALAWSAFWISLAVLFAIGIYLWWPEPELRKTKMLEFVTGYLIEESLSVDNLFVFLLIFSYFKVPRLYQHKVLFWGIVGALVMRITFILLGVALIKKFHWIIYIFGALLIYSGIKLFHQEEAEIHPEKNPLLRWFRRFYPVTKRYYNGHFFIRKRGAWIATPMFLVLLVVESTDVLFAVDSIPAVLAISHDPFIVYTSNVFAILGLRSIYFALAGVMQIFHYLHYGLSAILVFIGAKMIISGFYKIPTGVALAVVAIVLGISIVASVLKPHKKAEFPRIEPSEE
- the nadB gene encoding L-aspartate oxidase, translated to MKSVPSETDFVVVGAGIAGVRAAIELAAAGRVLVLAKQELTESATQYAQGGIAVALSDEDEISLHLQDTLDAGDGLCNPAAARVLVEEGPDRIQELLAWGTEFDRNGTRLTFTREAAHSRSRVLHAHGDSTGREIGRALHAKARTLRNISFCEFEFSMDLCLEDGRVAGVSLLGARGEVHAVRARAVLLATGGLGQVYRETTNPGVATGDGVAMAFRAGAEITDMEFVQFHPTALYLKKAPRFLLSEALRGEGAYLRNAETLRFMPKYHEMAELAPRDVVARAIAHELEVCRLPDPVVYLDLTHLDAAHVQARFPRIYATCMKYNVDITTDLIPVRPAAHYAMGGVRTDLDGRTSLPGLYAAGEAACTGVHGANRLASNSLLEGLVYGARAGLAMREEQGKATSTKARKPAASAKSAAAKAVARVASNPGHDPAEAEGLIHSVQLLMWKNVGIVRDGRKLREAVSELEEWRDRLPPRTSRRACEAVNLYQVAELIARSALAREESRGAHYRTDFPLHNDARFRKHSVLSKSGIRFE